A single Biomphalaria glabrata chromosome 2, xgBioGlab47.1, whole genome shotgun sequence DNA region contains:
- the LOC106060968 gene encoding choline O-acetyltransferase-like isoform X4, with amino-acid sequence MGKTTESPFSPRQHPLPKLPVPDLHSTMEKYLNFIKTVVAPQDYAKTKYTVDEFIKPDGTGQILQEYLLKRQQCTDNWATEWWLNDMYLNVRLPVLINSNPAAVFPYQSFPTRREQIRYAAKFIRGMLDFKQLIDTRTLPIDRCKYKEKGQPLCMDQHYRLFSSYREPGRERDVQRTDLGFMGRDFIVVACNNQFYKVDLYNNGEELSESNLCLQLAQVLNMAEQKCNQSEPVGVLTSLPRTLWAEARERLLQDAINRANLHVLENCLFLLCLDKATVPTGPCSLGDMFDDMTARTHHIIHGQGVHSNSANRWMDKTIQLIVSEDGTCGINMEHSVAEGIALTHMIEHAFNFIGKEKITLETTEVNKLPQPKCLLWNLTPQSLEDIQLAKESVDSMVEDFDLTVFKFNSYGREFVKSQNMSPDAYIQLALQLTYYKIHGSLTSTYESASVRRYRQGRVDVIRANSPAALAWVKAMLGQTEATEEEKLHLLTEAIQWQQDYMLQTILGHGIDLHLLGLREAANELGIPTPEVFKDPSYKELNTFRVSTSQVPTVSDYWMGYGAVVPDGYGCCYNPKPDHIYFSVATFNSCIDTSSEMFAHSLESSLLQMAELCRYEPEQLSRR; translated from the exons ATGGGTAAAACGACGGAGTCGCCCTTTTCACCGAGACAG CACCCCCTCCCCAAACTTCCCGTCCCTGACCTTCATAGCACGATGGAGAAATATCTCAACTTCATCAAGACGGTGGTGGCGCCCCAAGATTACGCCAAGACCAAATATACCGTGGATGAATTCATCAAACCTGATGGCACTGGCCAGATACTCCAAGAGTACTTGTTGAAGAGACAGCAGTGTACCGACAACTGG GCCACAGAATGGTGGTTGAATGACATGTACCTCAATGTACGACTCCCAGTGCTGATTAATTCTAACCCAGCAGCAGTGTTTCCTTATCAAAGTTTTCCAACTCGTAGAGAACAAATCAG ATATGCCGCCAAATTTATTCGAGGAATGTTGGACTTCAAACAGTTAATAGACAC GAGAACACTGCCTATTGACAGGTGTAAGTACAAAGAGAAAGGTCAGCCACTGTGTATGGACCAGCACTATCGTCTGTTCTCATCCTACAGAGAGCCAGGTCGTGAGAGGGATGTTCAGAGAACTGACCTGGGTTTCATGGGCAGAGACTTCATTGTGGTGGCCTGTAACAATCAG TTTTATAAAGTTGATCTGTACAATAATGGTGAAGAACTCTCTGAGTCCAATCTCTGCCTGCAACTTGCTCAAGTGCTCAACATGGCCGAACAAAAGTGTAACCAATCAGAACCTGTCGGTGTTTTGACATCGCTACCACGAACTTTATGGGCGGAAGCAAGAGAACGACTTTTACAAG ATGCCATCAACAGAGCCAATCTGCATGTCCTAGAGAACTGCTTGTTTCTCTTGTGTCTTGACAAGGCTACTGTGCCCACGGGTCCATGTTCCTTGGGAGACATGTTTGATGACATGACAGCACGGACACATCATATCATTCATGGTCAAGGTGTCCACAGTAACTCAGCCAACAGGTGGATGGATAAAACAATACAA cTCATTGTTTCTGAGGATGGAACTTGTGGAATCAACATGGAACATTCAGTGGCTGAGGGCATAGCTCTAACTCACATGATTGAACATGCATTCAACTTTAT TGGCAAGGAGAAGATTACTCTAGAAACAACAGAAGTAAACAAACTCCCTCAACCCAAATGTTTACTTTGGAATCTGACACCTCAGTCTCTGGAGGACATCCAGCTGGCCAAAGAATCTGTAGACAG TATGGTGGAAGACTTTGACCTGACAGTCTTCAAGTTTAACAGCTATGGGCGAGAGTTTGTAAAAAGTCAAAACATGAGTCCAGATGCTTACATCCAGTTGGCTTTACAGCTTACATATTACAA aatcCATGGAAGTTTAACCTCAACTTATGAGAGTGCCTCTGTCAGACGATATCGACAAGGTCGTGTAGATGTCATCCGAGCCAATTCTCCAGCAGCTTTGGCATGGGTCAAGGCCATGTTGGGCCAGACAGAAGCAACG GAAGAAGAGAAGCTTCATTTACTGACTGAAGCAATCCAGTGGCAACAAGACTATATGTTGCAA ACTATATTGGGTCATGGCATAGACCTTCACCTTCTGGGTTTGAgagaagcagcaaatgaattgGGAATTCCAACTCCAGAAGTTTTCAAAGATCCATCTTACAAAGAACTCAATACATTTAGAGTTTCTACTAGCCAG GTGCCAACAGTGTCTGATTATTGGATGGGCTATGGTGCTGTTGTTCCAGATGGCTATGGTTGTTGTTATAACCCAAAACCTGACCATATCTACTTCAGTGTTGCTACATTCAATTCCTGCATAGACACATCGTCAGAAATGTTTGCACACTCTCTAGAGTCAAGTCTCCTCCAGATGGCAGAACTATGTCGTTATGAACCAGAACAGCTGTCCAGAAGATaa
- the LOC106060968 gene encoding choline O-acetyltransferase-like isoform X2, producing MFVVYQHYLLTIVHWLFKLHQLFGSHPLPKLPVPDLHSTMEKYLNFIKTVVAPQDYAKTKYTVDEFIKPDGTGQILQEYLLKRQQCTDNWATEWWLNDMYLNVRLPVLINSNPAAVFPYQSFPTRREQIRYAAKFIRGMLDFKQLIDTRTLPIDRCKYKEKGQPLCMDQHYRLFSSYREPGRERDVQRTDLGFMGRDFIVVACNNQFYKVDLYNNGEELSESNLCLQLAQVLNMAEQKCNQSEPVGVLTSLPRTLWAEARERLLQDAINRANLHVLENCLFLLCLDKATVPTGPCSLGDMFDDMTARTHHIIHGQGVHSNSANRWMDKTIQLIVSEDGTCGINMEHSVAEGIALTHMIEHAFNFIGKEKITLETTEVNKLPQPKCLLWNLTPQSLEDIQLAKESVDSMVEDFDLTVFKFNSYGREFVKSQNMSPDAYIQLALQLTYYKIHGSLTSTYESASVRRYRQGRVDVIRANSPAALAWVKAMLGQTEATEEEKLHLLTEAIQWQQDYMLQTILGHGIDLHLLGLREAANELGIPTPEVFKDPSYKELNTFRVSTSQVPTVSDYWMGYGAVVPDGYGCCYNPKPDHIYFSVATFNSCIDTSSEMFAHSLESSLLQMAELCRYEPEQLSRR from the exons ATGTTCGTTGTCTATCAACATTATTTGTTAACTATAGTTCACTGGCTATTTAAGCTACACCAGCTGTTTGGTTCG CACCCCCTCCCCAAACTTCCCGTCCCTGACCTTCATAGCACGATGGAGAAATATCTCAACTTCATCAAGACGGTGGTGGCGCCCCAAGATTACGCCAAGACCAAATATACCGTGGATGAATTCATCAAACCTGATGGCACTGGCCAGATACTCCAAGAGTACTTGTTGAAGAGACAGCAGTGTACCGACAACTGG GCCACAGAATGGTGGTTGAATGACATGTACCTCAATGTACGACTCCCAGTGCTGATTAATTCTAACCCAGCAGCAGTGTTTCCTTATCAAAGTTTTCCAACTCGTAGAGAACAAATCAG ATATGCCGCCAAATTTATTCGAGGAATGTTGGACTTCAAACAGTTAATAGACAC GAGAACACTGCCTATTGACAGGTGTAAGTACAAAGAGAAAGGTCAGCCACTGTGTATGGACCAGCACTATCGTCTGTTCTCATCCTACAGAGAGCCAGGTCGTGAGAGGGATGTTCAGAGAACTGACCTGGGTTTCATGGGCAGAGACTTCATTGTGGTGGCCTGTAACAATCAG TTTTATAAAGTTGATCTGTACAATAATGGTGAAGAACTCTCTGAGTCCAATCTCTGCCTGCAACTTGCTCAAGTGCTCAACATGGCCGAACAAAAGTGTAACCAATCAGAACCTGTCGGTGTTTTGACATCGCTACCACGAACTTTATGGGCGGAAGCAAGAGAACGACTTTTACAAG ATGCCATCAACAGAGCCAATCTGCATGTCCTAGAGAACTGCTTGTTTCTCTTGTGTCTTGACAAGGCTACTGTGCCCACGGGTCCATGTTCCTTGGGAGACATGTTTGATGACATGACAGCACGGACACATCATATCATTCATGGTCAAGGTGTCCACAGTAACTCAGCCAACAGGTGGATGGATAAAACAATACAA cTCATTGTTTCTGAGGATGGAACTTGTGGAATCAACATGGAACATTCAGTGGCTGAGGGCATAGCTCTAACTCACATGATTGAACATGCATTCAACTTTAT TGGCAAGGAGAAGATTACTCTAGAAACAACAGAAGTAAACAAACTCCCTCAACCCAAATGTTTACTTTGGAATCTGACACCTCAGTCTCTGGAGGACATCCAGCTGGCCAAAGAATCTGTAGACAG TATGGTGGAAGACTTTGACCTGACAGTCTTCAAGTTTAACAGCTATGGGCGAGAGTTTGTAAAAAGTCAAAACATGAGTCCAGATGCTTACATCCAGTTGGCTTTACAGCTTACATATTACAA aatcCATGGAAGTTTAACCTCAACTTATGAGAGTGCCTCTGTCAGACGATATCGACAAGGTCGTGTAGATGTCATCCGAGCCAATTCTCCAGCAGCTTTGGCATGGGTCAAGGCCATGTTGGGCCAGACAGAAGCAACG GAAGAAGAGAAGCTTCATTTACTGACTGAAGCAATCCAGTGGCAACAAGACTATATGTTGCAA ACTATATTGGGTCATGGCATAGACCTTCACCTTCTGGGTTTGAgagaagcagcaaatgaattgGGAATTCCAACTCCAGAAGTTTTCAAAGATCCATCTTACAAAGAACTCAATACATTTAGAGTTTCTACTAGCCAG GTGCCAACAGTGTCTGATTATTGGATGGGCTATGGTGCTGTTGTTCCAGATGGCTATGGTTGTTGTTATAACCCAAAACCTGACCATATCTACTTCAGTGTTGCTACATTCAATTCCTGCATAGACACATCGTCAGAAATGTTTGCACACTCTCTAGAGTCAAGTCTCCTCCAGATGGCAGAACTATGTCGTTATGAACCAGAACAGCTGTCCAGAAGATaa
- the LOC106060968 gene encoding choline O-acetyltransferase-like isoform X1, with protein MATQIPTELESATSAGPSNGQVQETSLMPSSNGLDTPGTCSPSITPKKQRHWDLSHPLPKLPVPDLHSTMEKYLNFIKTVVAPQDYAKTKYTVDEFIKPDGTGQILQEYLLKRQQCTDNWATEWWLNDMYLNVRLPVLINSNPAAVFPYQSFPTRREQIRYAAKFIRGMLDFKQLIDTRTLPIDRCKYKEKGQPLCMDQHYRLFSSYREPGRERDVQRTDLGFMGRDFIVVACNNQFYKVDLYNNGEELSESNLCLQLAQVLNMAEQKCNQSEPVGVLTSLPRTLWAEARERLLQDAINRANLHVLENCLFLLCLDKATVPTGPCSLGDMFDDMTARTHHIIHGQGVHSNSANRWMDKTIQLIVSEDGTCGINMEHSVAEGIALTHMIEHAFNFIGKEKITLETTEVNKLPQPKCLLWNLTPQSLEDIQLAKESVDSMVEDFDLTVFKFNSYGREFVKSQNMSPDAYIQLALQLTYYKIHGSLTSTYESASVRRYRQGRVDVIRANSPAALAWVKAMLGQTEATEEEKLHLLTEAIQWQQDYMLQTILGHGIDLHLLGLREAANELGIPTPEVFKDPSYKELNTFRVSTSQVPTVSDYWMGYGAVVPDGYGCCYNPKPDHIYFSVATFNSCIDTSSEMFAHSLESSLLQMAELCRYEPEQLSRR; from the exons CACCCCCTCCCCAAACTTCCCGTCCCTGACCTTCATAGCACGATGGAGAAATATCTCAACTTCATCAAGACGGTGGTGGCGCCCCAAGATTACGCCAAGACCAAATATACCGTGGATGAATTCATCAAACCTGATGGCACTGGCCAGATACTCCAAGAGTACTTGTTGAAGAGACAGCAGTGTACCGACAACTGG GCCACAGAATGGTGGTTGAATGACATGTACCTCAATGTACGACTCCCAGTGCTGATTAATTCTAACCCAGCAGCAGTGTTTCCTTATCAAAGTTTTCCAACTCGTAGAGAACAAATCAG ATATGCCGCCAAATTTATTCGAGGAATGTTGGACTTCAAACAGTTAATAGACAC GAGAACACTGCCTATTGACAGGTGTAAGTACAAAGAGAAAGGTCAGCCACTGTGTATGGACCAGCACTATCGTCTGTTCTCATCCTACAGAGAGCCAGGTCGTGAGAGGGATGTTCAGAGAACTGACCTGGGTTTCATGGGCAGAGACTTCATTGTGGTGGCCTGTAACAATCAG TTTTATAAAGTTGATCTGTACAATAATGGTGAAGAACTCTCTGAGTCCAATCTCTGCCTGCAACTTGCTCAAGTGCTCAACATGGCCGAACAAAAGTGTAACCAATCAGAACCTGTCGGTGTTTTGACATCGCTACCACGAACTTTATGGGCGGAAGCAAGAGAACGACTTTTACAAG ATGCCATCAACAGAGCCAATCTGCATGTCCTAGAGAACTGCTTGTTTCTCTTGTGTCTTGACAAGGCTACTGTGCCCACGGGTCCATGTTCCTTGGGAGACATGTTTGATGACATGACAGCACGGACACATCATATCATTCATGGTCAAGGTGTCCACAGTAACTCAGCCAACAGGTGGATGGATAAAACAATACAA cTCATTGTTTCTGAGGATGGAACTTGTGGAATCAACATGGAACATTCAGTGGCTGAGGGCATAGCTCTAACTCACATGATTGAACATGCATTCAACTTTAT TGGCAAGGAGAAGATTACTCTAGAAACAACAGAAGTAAACAAACTCCCTCAACCCAAATGTTTACTTTGGAATCTGACACCTCAGTCTCTGGAGGACATCCAGCTGGCCAAAGAATCTGTAGACAG TATGGTGGAAGACTTTGACCTGACAGTCTTCAAGTTTAACAGCTATGGGCGAGAGTTTGTAAAAAGTCAAAACATGAGTCCAGATGCTTACATCCAGTTGGCTTTACAGCTTACATATTACAA aatcCATGGAAGTTTAACCTCAACTTATGAGAGTGCCTCTGTCAGACGATATCGACAAGGTCGTGTAGATGTCATCCGAGCCAATTCTCCAGCAGCTTTGGCATGGGTCAAGGCCATGTTGGGCCAGACAGAAGCAACG GAAGAAGAGAAGCTTCATTTACTGACTGAAGCAATCCAGTGGCAACAAGACTATATGTTGCAA ACTATATTGGGTCATGGCATAGACCTTCACCTTCTGGGTTTGAgagaagcagcaaatgaattgGGAATTCCAACTCCAGAAGTTTTCAAAGATCCATCTTACAAAGAACTCAATACATTTAGAGTTTCTACTAGCCAG GTGCCAACAGTGTCTGATTATTGGATGGGCTATGGTGCTGTTGTTCCAGATGGCTATGGTTGTTGTTATAACCCAAAACCTGACCATATCTACTTCAGTGTTGCTACATTCAATTCCTGCATAGACACATCGTCAGAAATGTTTGCACACTCTCTAGAGTCAAGTCTCCTCCAGATGGCAGAACTATGTCGTTATGAACCAGAACAGCTGTCCAGAAGATaa
- the LOC106060968 gene encoding choline O-acetyltransferase-like isoform X3, giving the protein MQCVTLLSVARNELIQVQLLQDEHPLPKLPVPDLHSTMEKYLNFIKTVVAPQDYAKTKYTVDEFIKPDGTGQILQEYLLKRQQCTDNWATEWWLNDMYLNVRLPVLINSNPAAVFPYQSFPTRREQIRYAAKFIRGMLDFKQLIDTRTLPIDRCKYKEKGQPLCMDQHYRLFSSYREPGRERDVQRTDLGFMGRDFIVVACNNQFYKVDLYNNGEELSESNLCLQLAQVLNMAEQKCNQSEPVGVLTSLPRTLWAEARERLLQDAINRANLHVLENCLFLLCLDKATVPTGPCSLGDMFDDMTARTHHIIHGQGVHSNSANRWMDKTIQLIVSEDGTCGINMEHSVAEGIALTHMIEHAFNFIGKEKITLETTEVNKLPQPKCLLWNLTPQSLEDIQLAKESVDSMVEDFDLTVFKFNSYGREFVKSQNMSPDAYIQLALQLTYYKIHGSLTSTYESASVRRYRQGRVDVIRANSPAALAWVKAMLGQTEATEEEKLHLLTEAIQWQQDYMLQTILGHGIDLHLLGLREAANELGIPTPEVFKDPSYKELNTFRVSTSQVPTVSDYWMGYGAVVPDGYGCCYNPKPDHIYFSVATFNSCIDTSSEMFAHSLESSLLQMAELCRYEPEQLSRR; this is encoded by the exons CACCCCCTCCCCAAACTTCCCGTCCCTGACCTTCATAGCACGATGGAGAAATATCTCAACTTCATCAAGACGGTGGTGGCGCCCCAAGATTACGCCAAGACCAAATATACCGTGGATGAATTCATCAAACCTGATGGCACTGGCCAGATACTCCAAGAGTACTTGTTGAAGAGACAGCAGTGTACCGACAACTGG GCCACAGAATGGTGGTTGAATGACATGTACCTCAATGTACGACTCCCAGTGCTGATTAATTCTAACCCAGCAGCAGTGTTTCCTTATCAAAGTTTTCCAACTCGTAGAGAACAAATCAG ATATGCCGCCAAATTTATTCGAGGAATGTTGGACTTCAAACAGTTAATAGACAC GAGAACACTGCCTATTGACAGGTGTAAGTACAAAGAGAAAGGTCAGCCACTGTGTATGGACCAGCACTATCGTCTGTTCTCATCCTACAGAGAGCCAGGTCGTGAGAGGGATGTTCAGAGAACTGACCTGGGTTTCATGGGCAGAGACTTCATTGTGGTGGCCTGTAACAATCAG TTTTATAAAGTTGATCTGTACAATAATGGTGAAGAACTCTCTGAGTCCAATCTCTGCCTGCAACTTGCTCAAGTGCTCAACATGGCCGAACAAAAGTGTAACCAATCAGAACCTGTCGGTGTTTTGACATCGCTACCACGAACTTTATGGGCGGAAGCAAGAGAACGACTTTTACAAG ATGCCATCAACAGAGCCAATCTGCATGTCCTAGAGAACTGCTTGTTTCTCTTGTGTCTTGACAAGGCTACTGTGCCCACGGGTCCATGTTCCTTGGGAGACATGTTTGATGACATGACAGCACGGACACATCATATCATTCATGGTCAAGGTGTCCACAGTAACTCAGCCAACAGGTGGATGGATAAAACAATACAA cTCATTGTTTCTGAGGATGGAACTTGTGGAATCAACATGGAACATTCAGTGGCTGAGGGCATAGCTCTAACTCACATGATTGAACATGCATTCAACTTTAT TGGCAAGGAGAAGATTACTCTAGAAACAACAGAAGTAAACAAACTCCCTCAACCCAAATGTTTACTTTGGAATCTGACACCTCAGTCTCTGGAGGACATCCAGCTGGCCAAAGAATCTGTAGACAG TATGGTGGAAGACTTTGACCTGACAGTCTTCAAGTTTAACAGCTATGGGCGAGAGTTTGTAAAAAGTCAAAACATGAGTCCAGATGCTTACATCCAGTTGGCTTTACAGCTTACATATTACAA aatcCATGGAAGTTTAACCTCAACTTATGAGAGTGCCTCTGTCAGACGATATCGACAAGGTCGTGTAGATGTCATCCGAGCCAATTCTCCAGCAGCTTTGGCATGGGTCAAGGCCATGTTGGGCCAGACAGAAGCAACG GAAGAAGAGAAGCTTCATTTACTGACTGAAGCAATCCAGTGGCAACAAGACTATATGTTGCAA ACTATATTGGGTCATGGCATAGACCTTCACCTTCTGGGTTTGAgagaagcagcaaatgaattgGGAATTCCAACTCCAGAAGTTTTCAAAGATCCATCTTACAAAGAACTCAATACATTTAGAGTTTCTACTAGCCAG GTGCCAACAGTGTCTGATTATTGGATGGGCTATGGTGCTGTTGTTCCAGATGGCTATGGTTGTTGTTATAACCCAAAACCTGACCATATCTACTTCAGTGTTGCTACATTCAATTCCTGCATAGACACATCGTCAGAAATGTTTGCACACTCTCTAGAGTCAAGTCTCCTCCAGATGGCAGAACTATGTCGTTATGAACCAGAACAGCTGTCCAGAAGATaa